ACATAAATAATTGGTGTTGCAATGTTTAATCTATTAAAAGTAAGCTTTCATTGAAGTTTGGGGGGGGTTGGGGGACATgagtagcctcgtgagaccgtcctgatctcgcgagctccagttttccactcgcagatcagtctggcatcttgaggtagagaaaatttggagccgttagccaaacaaccgggccaatcagcgttggttttgaggtgggttaggtggtgatagacagatggtttatccaatcagctaaccagtattttcagacagcggtccgggaacctgaaatggtgccttttattcctaaattctcgttacacaaacggcaaatatcctttaccgacatgttgcttgcatgctgagctaacgagctatgctttgcctgcagcagcaggggcgggcttgtggttgtattttcatacgcttcgtggatctgattggttgatttggcccgtctatcaccaacataggtgatagacagatggttcatccaatcagctaaccagtatttccgtcCCCTatccaaaagttctccaacggaaagttcccagatggatatgccgagcaaatgcgaagcaatccatctggcggagtcaggttaggacatgagtacccagggcccaaaagatgctagaattaaAAGCTGTGGATGCCATGTTGCAGAGAGGGGCCCATaaagaatgcctttctacaggccagggcccagaattttgtgctacgcccctggctACACATAACAAACAGACTTTGAACAACAACCCGCATTAGCTTTCCTGCTAAAGTCTCCTTCCTATCTAAATTACAAACATGATCAAAACTCTTGTTCTGCCCGTTAGCTTGCTGAACGAGCGACCAAACAAACATTCACCGGGGAAATTCACCTAAAGTCAGCAAGCTAGATAGGTAATTAGCTGCAGCATGTAGACGTAGCTGCAAATGTTACCTCAGTCAGTTAGGAGACTGGTGTGATCCTTACGCTTCAATACAACTATCACTACAGTATGTCTGCCTGAGACATAGGCTACAGCACAAGTTTGTTTATGTTGTCTGTTGTTCCCCTGCTAGAGCTCAGCCTGCCAGCTGCTGTCTATCCATCAGACACATAGCAGCAGCCGTCCAGCCAGCAGTGTACAATTGGTATAATATTAGAAAGGAACATTTCTGATTTTTCCCCAAATACCCTTGTTATTCCTTTTAATTGCATAAAACtatacaatacatttaaaaacattattttttactgcAAAAAGGGATGACTAAATGTGATTTCGGTTGGACATTAAAGGCAAGCTACAAAGGACCAGTGTGCCACCACGTGAGTTATCAAGACAAACTGGCTCCACAAGAAGAGAAATGGACAGATAATGGGATAAACCATCCATATCTGCAATGAACGTGTGATTACAATTTttttcccagcattagcacgtATCTTATTTACTTAACGGACTAAACCCACTGTTACAGaagttctatttttttttttggactatAAACAGAGAGATTATATTTCATCAATAAAGATatgtgaaacaaaataaagcacAATTGCCAAAATCTGAATGTGATAACAGTTATCTGTTAACATTACGTAGACATGAGCTTATCaatactatataatatatactcgctgatgtttgaaaaaaacaactaaatcgTATGGTATTATATATAGCATTTTGGTTATTATTTGATTGGCCAGTTATAGCAACATAAATCCTTATAGataacaaaaacactaaattaACAATCACAGCAATATGCATTTATTACACAATTATcaaagttttatttaattttgcatTTATCTTTTGAGTTGACTTTCTTTTCCTTATCTGTCCCTTTAAGACCCATGTTGTTCACAAATCTGCTCTTAGCTTCTTTATCTGTCCTTTTACTCTCATTTTCTAGAGTGGGTAAGCAACATCATGTGCAAACGTGTTAAGGTAGGTTAAGGTACTTTACATTTAACAGTTTGTCATGTTAGTTTGTCTGAAACATTGAATTTAGATTCCTCAATAATCTGGTTTTAAATACAAAGCACACACCTAAAAATCAGAGAGGCCTGTGGGGATTTACATGAGGACCCTGATCAAATCCAATGTTGTAGTCTGTGTGTGCTGGCATCCTTAAATGACTCATTCTCCCCAATAAATATATGTTTACTcatagcctacattttaaaaaaaaaactttcatgaAAGGGGGTCAGGCTTGTTGGTAAAATTGCCACCGTCATAGCCATAGCCCTTTCCAAGGTTGAACAGATTGGACACAATAACCTTGTTTACTACTCACGTGAAATATAGGGAAGGAAAATTATGGGAAGTAGTAAATAGAAAATCAACAAAACCCACATGAACTGACTTGGTCTTTTTTGGGGGTGTAGTGGGGCAATTGGGCAATACACATACTGCATGGATTGTCTCTTGCTATGCACATTTAGCCCAACCAATACAACTAGCTGCCCTTTATTTCTATCCCTTTTCTATCACGAAATTCACCTGGCTCTCTGTTTATCTAGAATTTTAATTTTGCCTAAGTCTGTCGTTTTCTGTAAAACGGCGTCCAGGGCTTAAATCACCGTGCTCACCGTTCCTCTTTATGCGCCTGCGCACTCTGGAATAATGAGTCGATTTGggttctattttatttttctcttcttaTTATATAAAAGCCCGAGTTtgattctgtttttgtgtttcgccatttatgtttacattcattaCAGAAcgcgataaaaaaaaagtaaattagaGGGGGAAAATTAGACGTATTTGATAGCTCGTGATCTCCTCAAGACAGTGGATGTACGTAGGCTAGGCTATAGGCTGTTAATATCACCACGGTTTCTTTTCAGTTTCATAAACAAAGGATCTCCCGTCCTTGTCACTGCAGCTCTGTGTGACGTCAGTCCGAAGTGATGGACTGTGCTGTTCCCGTCTCGGAGGTCGTCCCAAAACACATAGGCTAATCAAAACACCGGAGCGGGCGGAGGGGTTACGTTACCGAGCCGCGATAAGACCAAGGAGATGCTTTAtaagagactggtttctatagAAACACAATGATAGACGATGTCTGGAAACAGCCTGCGTTTAATGACCACAGAGAAGGATTCAGCAAAACATCTGGTAAGATTTAAAGATGTATAGTATAGggcatgtttgtttttactgaGCTGCTCCAACAGGTAAAATATTCCGAATCATATTTAAATATGTACACGAGGAAACTTTAGATAGGCTATCACACTTTCTAtgttttgttatgaatctaCTAATTTCTTAGCTTCACTTTCCTCTATTCTAATTTACCATATATCTCTATCTTACTATCACCCACTGGTAGAAAGTAAGACGGCATAGGCTACATTTGCTCTGTAGCCTACTTCTGGAAATTTCAGGTAGGCCTACTTGTATAGAAGATACTCTTCTATACAAGTATAGACATATTAAAATAGCCTATAGGCTATAGGCTATTTTAATATCAAGCTACTTTATACACCAAAtatactacatttcagagggaaaatcTTTCCTTTTACGCCACTGTTTTTATCTGACAGCTCtagattttaaaacatataatGAATACAAAATGTGATTTACAGTAAAGGCAAAAACACCTACCTCTCCCACCACTGCACTTACCTTATTCTGCTCTGCCTTAACCTATTCTGCTGTCCTCTATACTCCACTCCACCATACTTCTTTACTCTACTTTACCTTGTTGTCTGCTACTTTTCAACTCTACCTTACTCTACTCTACACTGACCATATACCTTACCTTACTTTATTCTTCTATACTCTAGTTTGTATAAAACAATgtgaaaaatcattaaaattatAATAAGTTGCAGCCCTTTTCCTTTCAGTATAAAAGTTCAAACATATGTCTATTAGGTTAATTACATTCTACATTCAAACTTCATACAAACTGGAGCTGAAATTAGTAGAGTAGTTTTTCCAGTGTATGAACTAGTTATATAGATACAAATATAGTTTGTTGTCTGTCCTCTCCACAGTTCTTCTCTGATGACACTGATAGACTGTACCAATGGGTGTCTCACTCTCAGTTTGGCTGTACAGCAGGGCAGACAAAaccccttcctcctcttcatcagctTTCCCTCCTCTGGCTGTCCCAACATCCTCTCGCCTCGCTGTCACTCTGAACTCCTCTCCGGTTGCTCCGGGAGACAGTCGCTCACGCTGGAGCTCAGTCCACTGCTCTCCACACTTCCTGCTGTCTGCCTGCAAACAGCAAGTGACACGTTCACCGGTTGAGATGAGCAGCGATGGGGTTAGGGCAGAGATGGGAGTGAAGAGTGGGCTTCATGTCTGGGAGGTGCTGTGGAGCCCCAACCACAGAGGGAGTCATGCCGTCATGGGCATTTCCAGGCAGAGCTGCCCTCTGCAGGCCTCAGGGTACAACGTGCTGATTGGCATAGACACACAGTCCTGGGGCTGGGAACTCAAAACCAATCAGCTCTGGCATGATGGACAGAGTCTGGGACTTTACCCaggaaagaggagggggggccACTCTGAAGCTGTGACACAATATTTCACTTCATCACACACAAAGGTGACACAGACACCTCTCCCCGTCCCTGAGCGCATCCTACTGGTCCTGGACGCCGACGCAGGGACTCTGGGATTCGTTGTTGATGGCAGCTTCCTCGGCGTAGCTTTCAAAGACCTCCCTCGTGGAGTGGAGCTGTTCCCAGCAGTGAGCAGTGTGAGAGGAGGAGCCAGCATACGACTACGATACTTGAACGGTGCCACACGTGAGTGTCAGGTTTTTACACAGATCTGCTTTGGTTAGATCAACTTTgatcttataaaaaaaaaaattctctctcCTTCCCAGGTGATCCCCCCGCCCTGATGGCTTTATGTGGACTGTCAATTCGGCAGTGTTTAGGGCAACAGAGGCTGAATCAAATGGACAAACTGCCTCTAGCCCCTTGTCTCCAGCACTACCTGCTTTGTAGTCAATAGTGTAcacttatatatatacaaacacaaacaataggAAAGATTCAGTCAATCACTAAAGTGTACCAAGAATGTATAGATTTGTATATGAAAAATtatgtacatacatattatattatagccAGACAAATGGATGTCTTATCTATCTTCTTtattacaatataatatataggcctacgTATTTCACTGAAGTTTCAAAGCATTATCAGTGAGCTGGGAGaaattttctttctgtttcttccTTTGTGTATAAAATAAATGACTCCCTTTTTGAATTTGACGTCATTATTTCTGTTTTGGGAATGATAAAAGAAGGAGAATATGGGCAATTCAGTAGTGTTGTTTGGTGGTATGGAGGCTTCCCTTTTAGAAGACATAAATCACATTAAGTAACGAAGGGAGAATTAATATTATGCAGAAACAGTGATCCAATCCTAAGGTTTCCAACAAACATTAAGCAGCTAAAACTTTTTAAagaattaaacattttacatttttaattaaaattgaaattgataCCCGTAAAGAGTTAGAGAGCCTAGATTTGTGATTGTgccattttcattcatttctatCAGTTATAAAATATGAAACACATTTATGACGCCTTAATTGACATGATACAGTTGCTTATTTCATTCATTACCCCTGAACAAAACTATGAATTAATTACATTTCTGTATTCATCTATATTGCTCAATGATAACAAACAGCTTAAATTCATCTTTAAATGAGCATCTATGTGGTTAGACTAAAGATGAGTCAGATTCTTGGCTGCCGGTTCACCAGCTACAGGtgccaaataaaataaaataaaataaaaaaacattttaattatagTATTTATCATGTTTTTCCCCAATGGCCTATATGGTATATTCTAGTATGGTATATTATAGCATTTAATAGTATCAGTATCAGTGGTGGAGACAGCATAAGGGGACACTGTTGTCATGACAACAGTGGGACATAGTGGGACAAGTACAAACGTGCGCAAAAGAGGTACGTAAAGGTGAGTTCTCTAGGAAACTGACTGTCACAGAAAAGATTTCATCAACTCCATATAACAGTGGAACTTTACCGACGACACGTAAAGCCCGTTAATTTCAAAAGTCCCAACCCGTCCTGAGTGTagctaacctagctagctatatgttgGTAAATGAACGTTAGTTAGCTTGGTTGAAGTTAGCTAACATGAGTTTACAGTTAGCTCGCCTAGCTAGCTGCAAACCTGGATACTAATTTATTAACCTAGACGCTAACTAGCTAAACTTTTTGGTTTTTTTGAAAGTTTAATTTAAACATTGTGCAATTTCTTATAATGAAATAACCGATGTAGCTAGAGCATTGATTTATTAGCTTAATTTGACTGTTCACATCTAGAAATAACTGGTCATGGCAGCACTTGAAAGTCT
This window of the Perca flavescens isolate YP-PL-M2 chromosome 6, PFLA_1.0, whole genome shotgun sequence genome carries:
- the LOC114557029 gene encoding SPRY domain-containing SOCS box protein 4 isoform X1, producing the protein MIDDVWKQPAFNDHREGFSKTSVWLYSRADKTPSSSSSAFPPLAVPTSSRLAVTLNSSPVAPGDSRSRWSSVHCSPHFLLSACKQQVTRSPVEMSSDGVRAEMGVKSGLHVWEVLWSPNHRGSHAVMGISRQSCPLQASGYNVLIGIDTQSWGWELKTNQLWHDGQSLGLYPGKRRGGHSEAVTQYFTSSHTKVTQTPLPVPERILLVLDADAGTLGFVVDGSFLGVAFKDLPRGVELFPAVSSVRGGASIRLRYLNGATRDPPALMALCGLSIRQCLGQQRLNQMDKLPLAPCLQHYLLCSQ
- the LOC114557029 gene encoding SPRY domain-containing SOCS box protein 4 isoform X2; its protein translation is MGVSLSVWLYSRADKTPSSSSSAFPPLAVPTSSRLAVTLNSSPVAPGDSRSRWSSVHCSPHFLLSACKQQVTRSPVEMSSDGVRAEMGVKSGLHVWEVLWSPNHRGSHAVMGISRQSCPLQASGYNVLIGIDTQSWGWELKTNQLWHDGQSLGLYPGKRRGGHSEAVTQYFTSSHTKVTQTPLPVPERILLVLDADAGTLGFVVDGSFLGVAFKDLPRGVELFPAVSSVRGGASIRLRYLNGATRDPPALMALCGLSIRQCLGQQRLNQMDKLPLAPCLQHYLLCSQ